Proteins encoded together in one Aptenodytes patagonicus unplaced genomic scaffold, bAptPat1.pri.cur scaffold_582, whole genome shotgun sequence window:
- the LOC143173990 gene encoding LOW QUALITY PROTEIN: guanine nucleotide-binding protein-like 3-like protein (The sequence of the model RefSeq protein was modified relative to this genomic sequence to represent the inferred CDS: inserted 1 base in 1 codon; deleted 3 bases in 3 codons), whose translation MTRSRRQVEAARRKRVQGKRTKDPGVPQLGRFAAHVQQQNENRQKRAAEARRQREEARQTEVGRRRSLAGLQHDALRRQREFERKVGRWGTPPEAQEEASLRQYGRELRKVLAASDVVLEVLDARDPQGCRSPQLESAVQQAGHRQRLVLVLNKIDLVPRDVVAAWLKYLRAEFPTVAFKACTQQQSRNLRLPAATAPEEVLAGGGCVGADCLLRVLANYSRSGEVKTTITVGVGTPNVGKSSLINSLKRSRACGVGAAPGVTRCLQAVQLDRHIQLLDCPGVVMATGAPPATAPLRGALAPQRLRDPLSPAAAILRRCPPEQLSELYGVPPCADPQQFLSHLARRQGRLRPGGLPDARAAAVALLRDWTSGKISYYTHPPETRGVQLEAQIVTTLGPALDLEALARGDAEALAAVPATVTGIGLSPCVPEAEEEEEKSGGEEETAMEDDDGDLELGAVTVELKPRAKXGEAAWRGPRPVHPVWRRWPPFTLCYRARGCGLPANGGKSCKKEQRKSPRSFRRRWRRPCSSEDEAFIKCFFK comes from the exons aTGACCCGCTCCC GACGACAAGTGGAGGCTGCCCGGAGGAAGCGGGTCCAG ggaaAACGCACGAAGGACCCGGGGGTGCCGCAGCTGGGCCGCTTTGCCGCGCACGTCCAGCAGCAGAAcgaaaacaggcagaaaagg GCGGCGGAGGCCCGGCGGCAGCGGGAGGAGGCCCGGCAG ACGGAGGTGGGACGGCGGCGGAGCCTGGCCGGGCTGCAGCACGACGCCCTGCGG CGGCAGCGGGAGTTCGAGCGCAAGGTGGGACGTTGGGGTAcccct CCCGAGGCGCAAGAAGAGGCCTCGCTGCGGCAGTACGGGCGGGAGCTGCGCAAG GTGCTGGCAGCGTCCGACGTGGTCCTGGAGGTGTTGGATGCCCGCGACCCCCAGGGCTGCCGCAGCCCACAGCTGGAGTCGGCCGTCCAGCAGGCCGGACACCGCCAGCGCCTGGTGCTCGTCCTCAACAAGATCG ACCTGGTGCCGCGGGACGTCGTGGCGGCGTGGCTGAAGTACCTGCGAGCCGAGTTCCCCACCGTGGCCTTCAAGGCGTGCACGCAGCAGCAGAGCCGCAACCTG CGGCTGCCGGCGGCGACGGCCCCGGAGGAGGTCCTGGCCGGGGGGGGC TGCGTGGGTGCCGACTGTTTACTCCGCGTCCTGGCCAACTACAGCCGCTCTGGGGAGGTGAAAACGACCATCACTGTGGGCGTT ggtaCCCCAAACGTGGGCAAGAGCAGCCTCATCAACAGCCTGAAACGGAGCCGGGCCTGCGGGGTGGGGGCAGCACCCGGTGTCACCAG GTGCCTGCAGGCTGTGCAGCTGGACCGTCACATCCAGCTGTTGGACTGTCCCGGCGTCGTCATGGCGACGGGagccccccccgccaccgcccccctGAGGGGAGCCCTGGCCCCCCAACGCCTGCGGGACCCCCTGAGCCCCGCCGCTGCCATCCTGCGCCGCTGCCCCCCCGAACAG CTGAGCGAGCTCTACGGGGTCCCCCCCTGCGCCGACCCCCAGCAATTCCTGTCCCACCTGGCCCGGCGACAGGGCCGGCTCCGTCCCGGGGGGCTGCCGGACGCCCGTGCCGCCGCCGTGGCCCTGCTGCGTGACTGGACCAG CGGGAAGATCTCCTACTACACCCACCCTCCCGAAACACGGGGGGTTCAGCTGGAGGCCCAGATCGTGACGACGCTGGGGCCAGCGCTCGACCtggaggcgctggcgaggggcgaCGCCGAGGCGCTGGCGG CTGTACCAGCGACGGTGACAGGCATTGGGCTGTCCCCATGTGTCCCcgaggcggaggaagaggaggagaaatccGGTGGGGAGGAAGAAACAGCCATGGAGGACGATGACGGCGACCTGGAG CTTGGCGCGGTGACAGTGGAGCTGAAGCCCCGGGCGA ACGGGGAGGCAGCATGGAGGGGTCCGCGCCCCGTGCACCCCGTTTGGAGGAGGTGGCCGCCCTTCACCCTCTGCTACAGGGCCAGGGGCTGCgggctgccagcaaacggaggaaaaagctgcaaaaaagagCAG AGAAAATCGCCACGAAGCTTTCGGAGACGCTGGAGGCGGCCATGCAGTTCTGAGGACGAGgcatttattaaatgtttttttaagtgA
- the LOC143173993 gene encoding 6-phosphofructo-2-kinase/fructose-2,6-bisphosphatase isoform X5, protein MAATSGQLTQTPLQKVWVPLCAHRFRRGSSVPQFTNCPTMVILVGLPARGKTYISRKLTRYLNWIGTPTRVFNVGQYRREAVQSYKSYEFFRHDNEEAMQIRRQCALAALKDVRTYLSSEEGQVAVFDATNTTRERRALILQFAKENGYKVLFVESICDDPTIIEENIKQVKLSSPDYKGCAQEEVVADFLKRIECYKTTYEPLDEQLDSGLSYIKIFDVGLRYLANRVQGHIQSRTVYYLMNIHVTPRAIYLSRHGESQLNLRGRIGGDSGLSPRGQQYAQALAQFIRSQSIRELKVWTSHMKRTIETAEALGVPYEQWKALNEIDAGVCEEMTYEEIQERYPQEFALRDQDKYRYRYPKGESYEDLVQRLEPVIMELERQENVLVICHQAVMRCLLAYFLDKSADELPYLKCPLHTVLKLTPVAYGCEVESIFLNVEAVNTHRERPQNVDISRPPAEALVTVPEHY, encoded by the exons ATGGCGGCGACGTCGGGGCAGCTGACGCAGACCCCCCTGCAAAAAGTGTGGGTCCCCCTCTGCGCCCACCGCTTCCGGCGGGGAT cctcggTACCCCAATTTACCAACTGCCCCACCATGGTGATCCTGGTGGGGTTGCCGGCCCGCGGCAAGACCTACATCTCCCGTAAGCTCACTCGTTATCTCAACTGGATCGGCACCCCGACGAGGG TGTTTAACGTGGGGCAGTACCGACGCGAAGCCGTGCAGAGCTACAAGAGCTACGAGTTTTTCCGCCACGATAACGAGGAGGCCATGCAAATCcgcag gcagtgCGCGCTGGCCGCCCTTAAGGACGTCCGCACCTACCTCAGCTCTGAGGAGGGGCAGGTGGCG GTGTTCGACGCCACCAACACGACTCGGGAACGCCGGGCCCTGATCCTGCAGTTCGCGAAGGAGAACGGTTACAAG gTTCTCTTCGTCGAGTCCATTTGCGACGACCCCACCATCATCGAGGAGAACATCAAG CAAGTGAAGCTGAGCAGCCCCGACTACAAGGGCTGCGcccaggaggaggtggtggcCGACTTCCTCAAGCGCATCGAGTGCTACAAAACCACCTACGAGCCCCTGGACGAGCAGCTGGACAG cGGGCTGTCCTACATCAAGATCTTCGACGTGGGGCTGCGGTACCTGGCCAACCGGGTACAGGGCCACATCCAGAGCCGCACCGTCTACTACCTGATGAACATCCACGTCACCCCCCGCGCCATCTACCTCAGCCGCCACGGCGAGAGCCAGCTCAACCTGCGGGGACGCATCGGGGGGGACTCGGGGCTCTCCCCTCGGGGGCAGCAG TACGCCCAGGCCCTGGCCCAGTTCATCCGCAGCCAGAGCATCCGGGAGCTGAAGGTCTGGACCAGCCACATGAAACGCACCATCGAGACGGCCGAGGCCCTGGGGGTGCCCTACGAGCAGTGGAAGGCCCTCAACGAGATCGACGCG GGCGTCTGCGAGGAGATGACCTACGAGGAGATCCAGGAGCGCTACCCCCAAGAGTTCGCCCTGCGGGACCAGGACAAGTATCGCTACCGCTACCCCAAAGGCGAG tcctACGAGGACCTGGTGCAGCGGCTGGAGCCCGTCATCATGGAGCTGGAGCGGCAGGAGAACGTGTTGGTCATCTGCCACCAAGCCGTCATGCGCTGCCTGCTGGCTTACTTCCTGGATAAGAGCGCGG ATGAGCTGCCTTATCTCAAGTGCCCCCTACACACTGTCCTCAAGCTGACCCCCGTGGCCTACG GGTGCGAGGTGGAGTCCATCTTCCTCAACGTGGAAGCGGTGAACACCCACCGCGAGCGACCTCAG AACGTCGACATCAGCCGCCCCCCGGCCGAAGCCCTGGTCACTGTCCCCGAGCACTATTGA
- the LOC143173993 gene encoding 6-phosphofructo-2-kinase/fructose-2,6-bisphosphatase isoform X3 yields the protein MAATSGQLTQTPLQKVWVPLCAHRFRRGSSVPQFTNCPTMVILVGLPARGKTYISRKLTRYLNWIGTPTRVFNVGQYRREAVQSYKSYEFFRHDNEEAMQIRRQCALAALKDVRTYLSSEEGQVAVFDATNTTRERRALILQFAKENGYKVLFVESICDDPTIIEENIKQVKLSSPDYKGCAQEEVVADFLKRIECYKTTYEPLDEQLDSGLSYIKIFDVGLRYLANRVQGHIQSRTVYYLMNIHVTPRAIYLSRHGESQLNLRGRIGGDSGLSPRGQQYAQALAQFIRSQSIRELKVWTSHMKRTIETAEALGVPYEQWKALNEIDAGVCEEMTYEEIQERYPQEFALRDQDKYRYRYPKGESYEDLVQRLEPVIMELERQENVLVICHQAVMRCLLAYFLDKSAGCEVESIFLNVEAVNTHRERPQNVDISRPPAEALVTVPEHY from the exons ATGGCGGCGACGTCGGGGCAGCTGACGCAGACCCCCCTGCAAAAAGTGTGGGTCCCCCTCTGCGCCCACCGCTTCCGGCGGGGAT cctcggTACCCCAATTTACCAACTGCCCCACCATGGTGATCCTGGTGGGGTTGCCGGCCCGCGGCAAGACCTACATCTCCCGTAAGCTCACTCGTTATCTCAACTGGATCGGCACCCCGACGAGGG TGTTTAACGTGGGGCAGTACCGACGCGAAGCCGTGCAGAGCTACAAGAGCTACGAGTTTTTCCGCCACGATAACGAGGAGGCCATGCAAATCcgcag gcagtgCGCGCTGGCCGCCCTTAAGGACGTCCGCACCTACCTCAGCTCTGAGGAGGGGCAGGTGGCG GTGTTCGACGCCACCAACACGACTCGGGAACGCCGGGCCCTGATCCTGCAGTTCGCGAAGGAGAACGGTTACAAG gTTCTCTTCGTCGAGTCCATTTGCGACGACCCCACCATCATCGAGGAGAACATCAAG CAAGTGAAGCTGAGCAGCCCCGACTACAAGGGCTGCGcccaggaggaggtggtggcCGACTTCCTCAAGCGCATCGAGTGCTACAAAACCACCTACGAGCCCCTGGACGAGCAGCTGGACAG cGGGCTGTCCTACATCAAGATCTTCGACGTGGGGCTGCGGTACCTGGCCAACCGGGTACAGGGCCACATCCAGAGCCGCACCGTCTACTACCTGATGAACATCCACGTCACCCCCCGCGCCATCTACCTCAGCCGCCACGGCGAGAGCCAGCTCAACCTGCGGGGACGCATCGGGGGGGACTCGGGGCTCTCCCCTCGGGGGCAGCAG TACGCCCAGGCCCTGGCCCAGTTCATCCGCAGCCAGAGCATCCGGGAGCTGAAGGTCTGGACCAGCCACATGAAACGCACCATCGAGACGGCCGAGGCCCTGGGGGTGCCCTACGAGCAGTGGAAGGCCCTCAACGAGATCGACGCG GGCGTCTGCGAGGAGATGACCTACGAGGAGATCCAGGAGCGCTACCCCCAAGAGTTCGCCCTGCGGGACCAGGACAAGTATCGCTACCGCTACCCCAAAGGCGAG tcctACGAGGACCTGGTGCAGCGGCTGGAGCCCGTCATCATGGAGCTGGAGCGGCAGGAGAACGTGTTGGTCATCTGCCACCAAGCCGTCATGCGCTGCCTGCTGGCTTACTTCCTGGATAAGAGCGCGG GGTGCGAGGTGGAGTCCATCTTCCTCAACGTGGAAGCGGTGAACACCCACCGCGAGCGACCTCAG AACGTCGACATCAGCCGCCCCCCGGCCGAAGCCCTGGTCACTGTCCCCGAGCACTATTGA
- the LOC143173993 gene encoding 6-phosphofructo-2-kinase/fructose-2,6-bisphosphatase isoform X4, producing MAATSGQLTQTPLQKVWVPLCAHRFRRGSSVPQFTNCPTMVILVGLPARGKTYISRKLTRYLNWIGTPTRVFNVGQYRREAVQSYKSYEFFRHDNEEAMQIRRQCALAALKDVRTYLSSEEGQVAVFDATNTTRERRALILQFAKENGYKVLFVESICDDPTIIEENIKQVKLSSPDYKGCAQEEVVADFLKRIECYKTTYEPLDEQLDSGLSYIKIFDVGLRYLANRVQGHIQSRTVYYLMNIHVTPRAIYLSRHGESQLNLRGRIGGDSGLSPRGQQYAQALAQFIRSQSIRELKVWTSHMKRTIETAEALGVPYEQWKALNEIDAGVCEEMTYEEIQERYPQEFALRDQDKYRYRYPKGESYEDLVQRLEPVIMELERQENVLVICHQAVMRCLLAYFLDKSAADPRGLRCSQVPSPSPGNQGARWSPSSSTWKR from the exons ATGGCGGCGACGTCGGGGCAGCTGACGCAGACCCCCCTGCAAAAAGTGTGGGTCCCCCTCTGCGCCCACCGCTTCCGGCGGGGAT cctcggTACCCCAATTTACCAACTGCCCCACCATGGTGATCCTGGTGGGGTTGCCGGCCCGCGGCAAGACCTACATCTCCCGTAAGCTCACTCGTTATCTCAACTGGATCGGCACCCCGACGAGGG TGTTTAACGTGGGGCAGTACCGACGCGAAGCCGTGCAGAGCTACAAGAGCTACGAGTTTTTCCGCCACGATAACGAGGAGGCCATGCAAATCcgcag gcagtgCGCGCTGGCCGCCCTTAAGGACGTCCGCACCTACCTCAGCTCTGAGGAGGGGCAGGTGGCG GTGTTCGACGCCACCAACACGACTCGGGAACGCCGGGCCCTGATCCTGCAGTTCGCGAAGGAGAACGGTTACAAG gTTCTCTTCGTCGAGTCCATTTGCGACGACCCCACCATCATCGAGGAGAACATCAAG CAAGTGAAGCTGAGCAGCCCCGACTACAAGGGCTGCGcccaggaggaggtggtggcCGACTTCCTCAAGCGCATCGAGTGCTACAAAACCACCTACGAGCCCCTGGACGAGCAGCTGGACAG cGGGCTGTCCTACATCAAGATCTTCGACGTGGGGCTGCGGTACCTGGCCAACCGGGTACAGGGCCACATCCAGAGCCGCACCGTCTACTACCTGATGAACATCCACGTCACCCCCCGCGCCATCTACCTCAGCCGCCACGGCGAGAGCCAGCTCAACCTGCGGGGACGCATCGGGGGGGACTCGGGGCTCTCCCCTCGGGGGCAGCAG TACGCCCAGGCCCTGGCCCAGTTCATCCGCAGCCAGAGCATCCGGGAGCTGAAGGTCTGGACCAGCCACATGAAACGCACCATCGAGACGGCCGAGGCCCTGGGGGTGCCCTACGAGCAGTGGAAGGCCCTCAACGAGATCGACGCG GGCGTCTGCGAGGAGATGACCTACGAGGAGATCCAGGAGCGCTACCCCCAAGAGTTCGCCCTGCGGGACCAGGACAAGTATCGCTACCGCTACCCCAAAGGCGAG tcctACGAGGACCTGGTGCAGCGGCTGGAGCCCGTCATCATGGAGCTGGAGCGGCAGGAGAACGTGTTGGTCATCTGCCACCAAGCCGTCATGCGCTGCCTGCTGGCTTACTTCCTGGATAAGAGCGCGG CTGACCCCCGTGGCCTACG cTGTAGCCAggttccttctccctccccggGGAACCAGGGTGCGAGGTGGAGTCCATCTTCCTCAACGTGGAAGCGGTGA
- the LOC143173993 gene encoding 6-phosphofructo-2-kinase/fructose-2,6-bisphosphatase isoform X1 has protein sequence MAATSGQLTQTPLQKVWVPLCAHRFRRGSSVPQFTNCPTMVILVGLPARGKTYISRKLTRYLNWIGTPTRVFNVGQYRREAVQSYKSYEFFRHDNEEAMQIRRQCALAALKDVRTYLSSEEGQVAVFDATNTTRERRALILQFAKENGYKVLFVESICDDPTIIEENIKQVKLSSPDYKGCAQEEVVADFLKRIECYKTTYEPLDEQLDSGLSYIKIFDVGLRYLANRVQGHIQSRTVYYLMNIHVTPRAIYLSRHGESQLNLRGRIGGDSGLSPRGQQYAQALAQFIRSQSIRELKVWTSHMKRTIETAEALGVPYEQWKALNEIDAGVCEEMTYEEIQERYPQEFALRDQDKYRYRYPKGESYEDLVQRLEPVIMELERQENVLVICHQAVMRCLLAYFLDKSADELPYLKCPLHTVLKLTPVAYAVARFLLPPRGTRVRGGVHLPQRGSGEHPPRATSERRHQPPPGRSPGHCPRALLRGPRGGPPPPN, from the exons ATGGCGGCGACGTCGGGGCAGCTGACGCAGACCCCCCTGCAAAAAGTGTGGGTCCCCCTCTGCGCCCACCGCTTCCGGCGGGGAT cctcggTACCCCAATTTACCAACTGCCCCACCATGGTGATCCTGGTGGGGTTGCCGGCCCGCGGCAAGACCTACATCTCCCGTAAGCTCACTCGTTATCTCAACTGGATCGGCACCCCGACGAGGG TGTTTAACGTGGGGCAGTACCGACGCGAAGCCGTGCAGAGCTACAAGAGCTACGAGTTTTTCCGCCACGATAACGAGGAGGCCATGCAAATCcgcag gcagtgCGCGCTGGCCGCCCTTAAGGACGTCCGCACCTACCTCAGCTCTGAGGAGGGGCAGGTGGCG GTGTTCGACGCCACCAACACGACTCGGGAACGCCGGGCCCTGATCCTGCAGTTCGCGAAGGAGAACGGTTACAAG gTTCTCTTCGTCGAGTCCATTTGCGACGACCCCACCATCATCGAGGAGAACATCAAG CAAGTGAAGCTGAGCAGCCCCGACTACAAGGGCTGCGcccaggaggaggtggtggcCGACTTCCTCAAGCGCATCGAGTGCTACAAAACCACCTACGAGCCCCTGGACGAGCAGCTGGACAG cGGGCTGTCCTACATCAAGATCTTCGACGTGGGGCTGCGGTACCTGGCCAACCGGGTACAGGGCCACATCCAGAGCCGCACCGTCTACTACCTGATGAACATCCACGTCACCCCCCGCGCCATCTACCTCAGCCGCCACGGCGAGAGCCAGCTCAACCTGCGGGGACGCATCGGGGGGGACTCGGGGCTCTCCCCTCGGGGGCAGCAG TACGCCCAGGCCCTGGCCCAGTTCATCCGCAGCCAGAGCATCCGGGAGCTGAAGGTCTGGACCAGCCACATGAAACGCACCATCGAGACGGCCGAGGCCCTGGGGGTGCCCTACGAGCAGTGGAAGGCCCTCAACGAGATCGACGCG GGCGTCTGCGAGGAGATGACCTACGAGGAGATCCAGGAGCGCTACCCCCAAGAGTTCGCCCTGCGGGACCAGGACAAGTATCGCTACCGCTACCCCAAAGGCGAG tcctACGAGGACCTGGTGCAGCGGCTGGAGCCCGTCATCATGGAGCTGGAGCGGCAGGAGAACGTGTTGGTCATCTGCCACCAAGCCGTCATGCGCTGCCTGCTGGCTTACTTCCTGGATAAGAGCGCGG ATGAGCTGCCTTATCTCAAGTGCCCCCTACACACTGTCCTCAAGCTGACCCCCGTGGCCTACG cTGTAGCCAggttccttctccctccccggGGAACCAGGGTGCGAGGTGGAGTCCATCTTCCTCAACGTGGAAGCGGTGAACACCCACCGCGAGCGACCTCAG AACGTCGACATCAGCCGCCCCCCGGCCGAAGCCCTGGTCACTGTCCCCGAGCACTATTGAGGGGGCCCcggggggggcccccccccccaaattaa
- the HSD17B10 gene encoding 3-hydroxyacyl-CoA dehydrogenase type-2, which produces MAAIRSVKGLVALVTGGASGLGRATAERLVEQGARVVLLDLPASPGVQLAKELGERCAFAPADVTSAEEVGAALALAQKEFGRLDLAVNCAGVGIAVKTYNSKKDKVHELEDFQRVVNVNLVGTFNVIRLSARLMSQNKPDPDGHRGLVVNTASVAAFEGQVGQAAYSASKGGIVGMTLPIARDLAPLGIRVVTIAPGLFSTPLLAGLPERVRNFLGQQVPFPSRLGHPAEYAHLVQALAENPMVNGEVVRLDGALRMQP; this is translated from the exons atGGCGGCCATCCGCAGCGTGAAG ggactGGTGGCGCTGGTGACCGGCGGTGCCTCGGGACTGGGCCGAGCCACGGCGGAGCGGCTGGTGGAACAGGGGGCTCGGGTGGTCCTCCTCGACCTGCCCGCTTCACCGGGGGTCCAGCTGGCCAAGGAGCTGGGGGAGCGCTGCGCCTTCGCCCCCGCCGAC GTGACGTCGGCGGAGGAGGTGGGGGCCGCCCTGGCCTTGGCCCAGAAGGAGTTCGGGCGTCTGGACCTGGCGGTGAACTGCGCCGGCGTGGGCATCGCCGTCAAGACCTACAAcagcaagaaggacaaggtgCACGAGCTGGAGGACTTCCAGAGGGTCGTCAAC gtGAACCTGGTGGGGACCTTCAACGTCATCCGCCTGAGCGCCCGGCTGATGAGCCAGAACAAACCCGACCCCGACGGCCACCGTGGCCTGGTGGTCAACACCGCCAGCGTGGCCGCCTTCGAGGGGCAG GTGGGTCAAGCGGCCTACTCGGCCTCCAAGGGCGGCATCGTGGGCATGACCCTCCCCATCGCCCGCGACCTGGCGCCGCTGGGGATCCGGGTGGTCACCATCGCTCCGG GGCTGTTCTCCACTCCGTTGTTGGCCGGTTTGCCCGAACGGGTTCGGAACTTTTTGGGACAACAAGTGCCTTTCCCATCCCGGTTGGGGCACCCCGCCGAATACGCCCACCTCGTCCAGGCCTTGGCCGAGAACCCCATGGTCAACGGGGAGgtggtgaggttggacggggccctccGCATGCAGCCCtga
- the LOC143173994 gene encoding LOW QUALITY PROTEIN: non-structural maintenance of chromosomes element 3 homolog (The sequence of the model RefSeq protein was modified relative to this genomic sequence to represent the inferred CDS: inserted 1 base in 1 codon), with protein sequence MSQRKRCKGSGFSQGDDGDEDFNLTQMPTHSQVQRNLERRSQDQVNQKVSELVQFLLVKDQKKIPIKRADILKKVIREYKDVYSEIVNRAGRTLQQVFGLQLVEIDTKHHIYILTSNLSRVEGENLRRDNQTAKLGLLIAILSFIFMKGNSAKDGAVWEFLRRLRVHPGERHEVFGDVKKLVTEEFVRQKYLEITPXPLTDPPEFKYQWGPRAAKETSKRDVLRFVAKIQGKDPTFWMSQYKEAEAAP encoded by the exons ATGTCCCAGAGGAAGCGCTGCAAAGGGTCAGGCTTCTCTCAG GGGGACGATGGGGATGAGGATTTCAACCTGACCCAGATGCCGACGCACAGCCAAGTGCAGAGGAACCTGGAGAGGCGGTCCCAGGATCAAGTGAATCAGAAG GTGAGCGAGCTGGTTCAGTTCCTGCTTGTGAAAGACCAGAAGAAGATCCCCATCAAGAGGGCAG ATATCCTGAAGAAAGTCATCCGGGAATACAAAGATGTCTATTCGGAGATCGTCAACCGGGCGGGCAGGACCCTGCAGCAG GTATTTGGGTTGCAGCTGGTGGAGATCGACACCAAACACCACATCTACATCCTCACCAGCAACCTGTCCCGCGTCGAGGGGGAGAACCTGCGCCG GGACAACCAGACGGCAAAGCTGGGGCTCCTCATCGCCATCCTCAGCTTCATCTTCATGAAAGGCAACTCGGCCAAAGACg GTGCCGTGTGGGAATTCCTCCGCCGGCTCCGAGTGCATCCAGG GGAGCGCCACGAGGTCTTCGGGGACGTCAAGAAACTGGTGACGGAAGAGTTTGTGCGGCAGAA GTACCTGGAGATCACAC ATCCCCTGACGGACCCCCCCGAATTCAAGTACCAGTGGGGGCCGCGGGCGGCCAAGGAGACCTCCAAGAGGGACGTGCTGCGCTTCGTGGCGAAG aTCCAAGGGAAGGACCCCACGTTCTGGATGAGCCAGTACAAAGAGGCCGAGGCCgccccctga
- the LOC143173993 gene encoding 6-phosphofructo-2-kinase/fructose-2,6-bisphosphatase isoform X2, with protein MAATSGQLTQTPLQKVWVPLCAHRFRRGSSVPQFTNCPTMVILVGLPARGKTYISRKLTRYLNWIGTPTRVFNVGQYRREAVQSYKSYEFFRHDNEEAMQIRRQCALAALKDVRTYLSSEEGQVAVFDATNTTRERRALILQFAKENGYKVLFVESICDDPTIIEENIKQVKLSSPDYKGCAQEEVVADFLKRIECYKTTYEPLDEQLDSGLSYIKIFDVGLRYLANRVQGHIQSRTVYYLMNIHVTPRAIYLSRHGESQLNLRGRIGGDSGLSPRGQQYAQALAQFIRSQSIRELKVWTSHMKRTIETAEALGVPYEQWKALNEIDAGVCEEMTYEEIQERYPQEFALRDQDKYRYRYPKGESYEDLVQRLEPVIMELERQENVLVICHQAVMRCLLAYFLDKSAADPRGLRVRGGVHLPQRGSGEHPPRATSERRHQPPPGRSPGHCPRALLRGPRGGPPPPN; from the exons ATGGCGGCGACGTCGGGGCAGCTGACGCAGACCCCCCTGCAAAAAGTGTGGGTCCCCCTCTGCGCCCACCGCTTCCGGCGGGGAT cctcggTACCCCAATTTACCAACTGCCCCACCATGGTGATCCTGGTGGGGTTGCCGGCCCGCGGCAAGACCTACATCTCCCGTAAGCTCACTCGTTATCTCAACTGGATCGGCACCCCGACGAGGG TGTTTAACGTGGGGCAGTACCGACGCGAAGCCGTGCAGAGCTACAAGAGCTACGAGTTTTTCCGCCACGATAACGAGGAGGCCATGCAAATCcgcag gcagtgCGCGCTGGCCGCCCTTAAGGACGTCCGCACCTACCTCAGCTCTGAGGAGGGGCAGGTGGCG GTGTTCGACGCCACCAACACGACTCGGGAACGCCGGGCCCTGATCCTGCAGTTCGCGAAGGAGAACGGTTACAAG gTTCTCTTCGTCGAGTCCATTTGCGACGACCCCACCATCATCGAGGAGAACATCAAG CAAGTGAAGCTGAGCAGCCCCGACTACAAGGGCTGCGcccaggaggaggtggtggcCGACTTCCTCAAGCGCATCGAGTGCTACAAAACCACCTACGAGCCCCTGGACGAGCAGCTGGACAG cGGGCTGTCCTACATCAAGATCTTCGACGTGGGGCTGCGGTACCTGGCCAACCGGGTACAGGGCCACATCCAGAGCCGCACCGTCTACTACCTGATGAACATCCACGTCACCCCCCGCGCCATCTACCTCAGCCGCCACGGCGAGAGCCAGCTCAACCTGCGGGGACGCATCGGGGGGGACTCGGGGCTCTCCCCTCGGGGGCAGCAG TACGCCCAGGCCCTGGCCCAGTTCATCCGCAGCCAGAGCATCCGGGAGCTGAAGGTCTGGACCAGCCACATGAAACGCACCATCGAGACGGCCGAGGCCCTGGGGGTGCCCTACGAGCAGTGGAAGGCCCTCAACGAGATCGACGCG GGCGTCTGCGAGGAGATGACCTACGAGGAGATCCAGGAGCGCTACCCCCAAGAGTTCGCCCTGCGGGACCAGGACAAGTATCGCTACCGCTACCCCAAAGGCGAG tcctACGAGGACCTGGTGCAGCGGCTGGAGCCCGTCATCATGGAGCTGGAGCGGCAGGAGAACGTGTTGGTCATCTGCCACCAAGCCGTCATGCGCTGCCTGCTGGCTTACTTCCTGGATAAGAGCGCGG CTGACCCCCGTGGCCTACG GGTGCGAGGTGGAGTCCATCTTCCTCAACGTGGAAGCGGTGAACACCCACCGCGAGCGACCTCAG AACGTCGACATCAGCCGCCCCCCGGCCGAAGCCCTGGTCACTGTCCCCGAGCACTATTGAGGGGGCCCcggggggggcccccccccccaaattaa